In Helianthus annuus cultivar XRQ/B chromosome 8, HanXRQr2.0-SUNRISE, whole genome shotgun sequence, a single genomic region encodes these proteins:
- the LOC110871964 gene encoding putative fasciclin-like arabinogalactan protein 20: MAMNKLLLILTAASIITILHRTAALPAETLTNAADTLSNSGYVAMSLTLNLVSDVLLSHHNSATVFTPPDSSFSDYGQPSLTILQLHFSPMAFSLQSIRSLPYGTKIPTVDSGTFLTVTTRSPSDQISINDVKIVGSPIFDDGSLIVFGIESFFDPNFTVPDPPVPTARLDHCTASFADNSNFSFHDSANVLISRGYSVMASFLNLQLLGFITQPTLTVFAPSDEVMVDYSGRFPDYQSLFHRHVLPCKVSWRDLINIDDGTSFDTYLEGFEIKINRSGGSFKVNEVPITFPDMYYSDWIVIHGIREIVSLPKPVDEAIDGDGDGDPFDDTPASTSGRELIASGPDRSEF, translated from the coding sequence ATGGCGATGAACAAACTGCTGCTAATCCTCACGGCAGCTTCCATCATAACTATACTCCACCGCACCGCCGCACTCCCGGCCGAAACCCTAACTAACGCCGCCGACACTCTCTCCAATTCCGGCTACGTCGCAATGTCATTAACCCTAAACCTCGTCTCCGACGTCTTACTCTCTCACCACAACTCTGCCACCGTCTTCACGCCACCAGACTCATCCTTCTCCGACTACGGCCAACCGTCGCTAACAATCCTCCAACTGCACTTCTCTCCGATGGCGTTCTCGCTTCAAAGCATCAGATCTCTACCGTACGGCACCAAAATCCCCACCGTTGACTCCGGTACGTTCCTCACCGTCACTACACGGTCACCGTCCGATCAGATCTCGATCAACGACGTCAAAATCGTCGGATCTCCGATTTTTGACGACGGATCCTTGATCGTGTTCGGTATTGAAAGCTTTTTCGATCCGAATTTCACTGTTCCGGATCCTCCGGTTCCAACAGCTAGGTTAGATCACTGTACGGCGTCGTTTGCAGATAACAGTAACTTCTCGTTTCATGATAGCGCTAACGTGTTGATATCTAGAGGTTATTCTGTAATGGCTTCgtttctaaatctgcaattaCTAGGGTTTATAACTCAACCTACTTTGACTGTTTTCGCTCCTAGTGATGAAGTTATGGTTGATTATTCCGGTAGGTTTCCTGACTATCAGTCTCTGTTTCATCGGCATGTGTTGCCGTGTAAGGTTTCGTGGCGAGATCTGATCAATATCGATGACGGTACGAGTTTCGATACGTATTTGGAAGGATTTGAGATCAAAATTAACAGATCTGGTGGTAGTTTTAAGGTGAATGAAGTTCCGATTACTTTTCCGGACATGTATTACAGCGATTGGATTGTTATTCACGGAATTCGTGAGATTGTTTCGTTGCCAAAACCGGTAGATGAGGCtattgatggtgatggtgatggagATCCGTTTGATGATACTCCGGCGAGTACTTCCGGCAGAGAACTGATTGCTTCTGGTCCGGATCGTTCTGAGTTCTGA